In the Desulfobaccales bacterium genome, one interval contains:
- a CDS encoding hydrogenase iron-sulfur subunit — protein MTATDWTPKIIAFCCRYUAYSAADLAGSMRLQYPPEIKIIMVPCTGRVDILHLLKAFEGGADVVFVAGCLEGECHYLAGNIRARKRVTKLKKDLEAIGFDPERLEMFNLSSSEGPRFAAIAKEMAERAYRLGPSPVRKEAREAWLASQKAASA, from the coding sequence ATGACCGCCACCGACTGGACCCCCAAGATCATCGCTTTCTGCTGCCGCTACTGAGCCTACAGCGCTGCGGACCTGGCAGGTTCGATGCGGTTGCAATACCCCCCGGAAATCAAAATCATCATGGTCCCCTGCACCGGCCGGGTGGATATCCTCCACCTCCTCAAGGCCTTTGAAGGCGGCGCCGATGTGGTCTTTGTGGCCGGCTGCCTGGAGGGGGAATGCCACTACCTCGCCGGCAACATCCGGGCCCGCAAGCGGGTCACCAAGCTGAAGAAGGATCTTGAAGCCATCGGCTTTGACCCTGAGCGCCTGGAGATGTTCAATCTCTCCTCCTCGGAAGGGCCGCGCTTTGCCGCCATCGCCAAGGAGATGGCGGAGCGGGCCTATCGCCTGGGTCCCAGCCCGGTGCGCAAAGAGGCCCGGGAGGCCTGGCTGGCCAGCCAAAAAGCCGCCAGCGCCTAA
- a CDS encoding TlpA disulfide reductase family protein gives MANRTGARLGALLVVTALLLALAGAAGAQGKAAPDFTLKDILEGREYSLSQFKGKVVLINFFTFNCGPCRDEMPDLEKINQELKGKGYETLGIGLSSDPTLLRFLIKQLGVTYPVLLGDDKVAKAYGGVEVVPTTFIIDKQGNIAHKVLGTRKKEEFLKMIQPLL, from the coding sequence ATGGCGAACAGAACCGGCGCCCGGCTGGGAGCGCTGCTGGTCGTGACCGCCCTGCTGTTGGCGCTGGCTGGGGCGGCGGGGGCCCAGGGCAAGGCAGCCCCCGATTTCACCCTCAAAGACATCCTGGAGGGCAGGGAATACAGCCTCAGCCAGTTCAAAGGCAAGGTGGTGCTCATCAACTTTTTCACTTTCAACTGTGGGCCCTGCCGGGATGAGATGCCGGATTTGGAGAAAATCAACCAGGAGCTCAAGGGCAAGGGCTACGAGACCCTCGGCATCGGCCTGTCCTCGGATCCCACCCTGTTGCGCTTCCTCATCAAGCAGCTGGGGGTGACCTATCCGGTGCTGCTGGGGGATGACAAGGTGGCCAAGGCTTACGGCGGGGTGGAGGTGGTGCCCACCACCTTCATCATCGACAAGCAGGGGAACATTGCCCACAAGGTGCTGGGGACCCGGAAAAAAGAGGAATTCCTGAAGATGATCCAGCCGCTCCTGTAA
- a CDS encoding flavodoxin family protein: protein MKILGIWGSPRKGGNSEILLQAFLDGAVEGGGEVERLALRELKITPCLEIYHCFKDGTCPIKDDMLPLYDKLLEAEVVALASPIFFYGVSAQAKAFIDRTQALWSRRYILKKDFPGPERQGVLLCTGATHGKLLFVGARLTAKYFFDAINVTYAAEILVRGVDEKGAILGQPEVLERARLLGRRLAQGEKFGPIKLSPLAV, encoded by the coding sequence ATGAAAATTCTCGGCATCTGGGGCAGTCCCCGCAAAGGCGGCAACTCCGAAATTCTCCTGCAGGCCTTCCTGGACGGCGCCGTCGAGGGGGGCGGGGAGGTGGAGCGCCTGGCCCTGAGGGAGCTGAAGATCACCCCCTGCCTGGAGATCTACCACTGCTTCAAGGACGGCACCTGCCCCATCAAGGATGACATGCTCCCCCTGTATGACAAGCTCCTGGAGGCCGAGGTGGTGGCCCTGGCCTCCCCCATCTTCTTTTATGGCGTCTCCGCCCAGGCCAAGGCCTTCATCGACCGCACCCAGGCCCTCTGGTCCCGGCGCTATATTCTCAAAAAGGACTTCCCCGGCCCGGAGCGCCAAGGGGTGCTCCTATGCACCGGCGCCACCCACGGCAAACTCCTCTTTGTGGGGGCCCGCCTCACCGCCAAATACTTCTTTGACGCCATCAACGTCACCTACGCCGCCGAAATCCTGGTTAGGGGCGTGGATGAAAAGGGCGCCATCCTGGGGCAGCCGGAGGTGCTGGAGCGGGCCCGCCTCCTGGGCCGGCGCCTGGCCCAGGGCGAGAAATTCGGCCCCATCAAACTCTCGCCCCTGGCGGTTTGA
- a CDS encoding thioesterase family protein, with amino-acid sequence MLTVGMKHEKEITTGPEHSARNFFPDLPDVFGTPYLVGLFEGVSAELMAPHLAPGEQSVGAGMDLKHTAPTPLGMKVRAVTELVEVDKRKHVFKLEAFDEKEKIGEATHVRYIIDAAKFMQKVEAKKG; translated from the coding sequence ATGCTGACCGTGGGCATGAAACATGAAAAGGAGATCACTACCGGCCCGGAGCACTCGGCCCGCAATTTCTTCCCGGACCTGCCGGATGTCTTCGGCACCCCATATCTGGTGGGCCTCTTTGAGGGCGTGAGCGCCGAGCTCATGGCCCCGCACCTGGCCCCGGGAGAGCAGTCCGTGGGGGCCGGCATGGACCTCAAACACACCGCCCCCACCCCCTTGGGAATGAAGGTGCGGGCGGTCACCGAGCTGGTGGAAGTGGACAAGCGCAAACACGTCTTCAAGCTGGAGGCCTTCGACGAAAAGGAAAAGATCGGCGAGGCCACCCACGTGCGGTATATAATAGATGCAGCCAAGTTCATGCAGAAAGTGGAGGCCAAAAAGGGCTGA
- the rpoZ gene encoding DNA-directed RNA polymerase subunit omega produces the protein MARVTIEDCLRRVPNRFALVHMAAKRVRQLYRGAPVLVPGNNKEIVMALREIAAGKVIPTSPLPALPEKTPYRDEDAG, from the coding sequence ATGGCACGCGTTACCATTGAAGATTGCCTGCGCCGGGTTCCCAACCGCTTTGCCCTGGTGCACATGGCGGCCAAACGGGTGCGCCAGTTGTATCGCGGCGCCCCGGTGCTAGTGCCGGGCAACAACAAGGAAATCGTCATGGCCTTGCGGGAGATCGCTGCGGGCAAGGTCATCCCCACCTCGCCCCTGCCCGCCCTCCCGGAGAAGACCCCCTACCGGGACGAGGATGCCGGCTAA
- a CDS encoding TGS domain-containing protein produces MPANLPPAYFEAEKRYREARSVSDKIRCLEEMLAIMPKHKGTDKLRADLRRRLSQLREMGSARHGPGRRAPVYLIDKEGVGQVALIGPPNTGKSSLVAALTKAQPLIAPYPFTTRTPLAGMMRFENVQVQLVDTPPLGGDFLEPWFPDLLRRADAWAIVLAPPADPVAELDKLAAILAGYQLAFTPAAGLTRRPALIILNQADLFDDPEEEALYLDVLRERLPTYPVSAETRRGLPELKPALFGILGLIRVYTRAPGKAANYNAPFVLPRNTTVLELAGRIHHDLARQFKFARVWGQETFPGQRVQRDYVLKEGDVVEIHT; encoded by the coding sequence ATGCCGGCTAATCTGCCGCCCGCCTATTTCGAAGCCGAAAAGCGCTACCGGGAGGCCCGGTCGGTCAGCGACAAGATCCGCTGCCTGGAAGAGATGCTGGCCATCATGCCCAAGCACAAGGGCACGGACAAGCTCCGGGCCGATTTGCGCCGGCGTCTCTCCCAGCTCCGGGAGATGGGGAGCGCCCGCCACGGTCCTGGGCGCCGGGCCCCGGTCTATCTCATCGACAAGGAGGGGGTGGGCCAGGTGGCCCTCATCGGCCCGCCCAATACCGGCAAATCCTCCCTCGTGGCCGCCCTCACCAAGGCCCAGCCCCTCATCGCCCCTTACCCCTTCACCACCCGCACCCCTTTGGCCGGCATGATGCGCTTCGAAAATGTCCAGGTGCAGCTGGTGGACACCCCGCCCCTGGGGGGAGATTTCCTGGAGCCCTGGTTTCCGGATCTGCTGCGCCGGGCCGACGCCTGGGCCATTGTCCTGGCACCCCCCGCCGACCCCGTCGCCGAGCTGGACAAGCTGGCCGCCATCCTGGCCGGCTATCAGCTTGCCTTTACCCCCGCCGCCGGTCTCACCCGCCGCCCCGCGTTGATCATTCTCAACCAGGCGGACCTCTTCGACGACCCCGAGGAGGAGGCGCTATATCTGGACGTCTTAAGGGAGCGCCTGCCCACCTATCCCGTGTCCGCCGAGACCCGCCGGGGGCTGCCGGAACTTAAGCCCGCCCTCTTCGGCATCCTGGGCCTCATCCGGGTCTATACCCGGGCCCCGGGCAAGGCCGCCAACTACAACGCCCCCTTCGTGCTGCCCCGGAATACCACTGTCCTGGAGCTGGCCGGCCGCATCCACCATGACCTGGCCCGACAGTTCAAGTTCGCCCGGGTCTGGGGCCAGGAGACCTTCCCCGGCCAGCGGGTGCAGCGGGACTATGTCCTGAAAGAGGGCGACGTGGTGGAGATTCACACCTGA
- a CDS encoding diguanylate cyclase: MPDQILVVDDDAALLQVLTRFLRGQGFGVWAHQRGEEALAALKDGEPAVAILDLNLPDLSGLEVMRRLKATCPDTEVILFTGLGGLDSAVAALRLGAYDYLVKSELKLPELAAVVERALERRQLTRANRELLEDLKQAREALAQRRAQELLQIRRIGERLAGPLSIEELVQGLAELIWESLPLACLSLVVRRSEGEIRGEAHRHRPELPPAAMTAWQGWLAHCLGGSEDSPGTAPGGWALLRGEMAAGELTGLALAARPEPFEPEEAELFRIFLLQGEAALRNLLLFEEVKSLAIRDGLTGLYNYRYFNEMLTQQVGQSRRYGWPLSLLFLDLDDFKAVNDSLGHPAGDTVLKTVAAYLKRSVRQADILCRYGGEEFVVLLPQTPPEQAAILAERLRAGIAELKIPLPERELAVTVSIGVAGLPPHGDGAGLVAAADRALYRAKQGGKNRVCRE, from the coding sequence ATGCCCGACCAGATCCTGGTGGTGGATGACGATGCGGCCCTCCTCCAGGTGCTGACCCGCTTCCTGCGGGGTCAAGGATTTGGGGTGTGGGCCCATCAGCGGGGGGAGGAGGCGCTGGCGGCCCTTAAGGACGGGGAGCCGGCAGTGGCCATCCTGGACCTCAACCTGCCGGACCTCTCGGGGCTGGAGGTGATGCGGCGGCTGAAGGCCACCTGTCCTGACACCGAGGTCATCCTGTTCACGGGCCTGGGGGGCCTGGACAGCGCGGTGGCGGCCCTGCGGCTGGGGGCCTATGACTACCTGGTGAAATCCGAGCTCAAGCTGCCGGAGCTGGCGGCGGTGGTGGAGCGGGCCCTGGAGCGGCGGCAGCTCACCCGGGCCAACCGGGAGCTGCTGGAGGACCTGAAGCAGGCCCGGGAGGCCCTGGCCCAGCGCCGGGCCCAGGAGTTGCTGCAGATCCGGCGCATCGGCGAGCGCTTGGCAGGGCCTTTGTCCATCGAGGAGCTTGTCCAGGGCTTGGCGGAGCTCATCTGGGAGAGCCTGCCCCTTGCCTGCCTCAGCCTGGTTGTTCGGCGGTCGGAAGGGGAGATCCGGGGAGAGGCACATCGCCACCGTCCCGAGCTTCCTCCGGCGGCCATGACCGCCTGGCAGGGCTGGCTGGCGCACTGCCTGGGAGGTTCCGAGGATTCCCCCGGGACGGCGCCGGGTGGCTGGGCCCTGCTCCGGGGGGAAATGGCAGCGGGTGAACTTACCGGCCTGGCACTGGCGGCCCGGCCGGAGCCCTTTGAGCCGGAGGAGGCGGAGCTCTTCCGCATCTTCCTGCTCCAGGGGGAGGCGGCCTTACGGAACCTGCTCCTCTTTGAAGAAGTCAAGAGCCTGGCCATCCGGGACGGCCTCACCGGCCTCTATAATTACCGCTATTTCAACGAGATGCTCACCCAGCAGGTGGGGCAGAGCCGGCGCTATGGCTGGCCCCTCTCCCTGTTGTTCCTGGACCTGGACGATTTCAAGGCGGTGAACGACAGCCTGGGGCACCCGGCAGGCGATACGGTGTTGAAAACCGTGGCCGCGTACCTCAAACGCTCAGTGCGCCAGGCGGATATCCTCTGCCGCTATGGGGGGGAGGAGTTCGTCGTGCTGCTGCCCCAGACGCCTCCGGAGCAGGCGGCCATCCTGGCGGAGCGCCTCCGGGCCGGCATCGCAGAGCTGAAAATTCCGCTGCCGGAGCGGGAGCTGGCGGTGACGGTGAGCATCGGGGTGGCGGGGCTGCCGCCGCACGGGGATGGCGCCGGGCTGGTGGCGGCGGCGGATAGGGCGTTGTATCGGGCCAAACAGGGGGGCAAAAATCGGGTGTGCCGGGAATAA
- the nadB gene encoding L-aspartate oxidase — translation MYRISDVLVIGSGLAGLGYALKVADVATVNIITKREIAETSTRLAQGGIAAVLGADDRFEFHIQDTLNTGEGLSHPDVVELVVRQGPERIRELVALGAQFDTTTDNGFDLGREGGHSHRRIIHAHDMTGAEVERILVEKVLNHPNIKIYEYHMGVNLITEERLVRRGSSVVNREATCLGAYVLNTKTGEVDTFLAAITLLATGGAGKVYLYTSNPDIATGDGVAMAYRAGAVIGNMEFVQFHPTCLYHPAAKNFLISEALRGEGAVLLDKHGRAFMADYHPMKDLAPRDTVAQAIDHELKKSGAECVYLDISHRPAEFIIQRFPNIYQKCLEFGFDLTKEPIPVVPAAHYMCGGVVVDHFGRTSIGNLFAVGEVSMTGLHGANRLASNSLLEALVFSHQAAIATREALPHTPIPSVAAVPEWNPGGATDSNDAVVVSHNWDEIRRMMWNYVGIVRSDKRLMRAKHRIDLITQEITEYYWNFLITGDLLELRNIATVADLIIRCALSRKESRGLHYTLDYPRRDDQHFKRDTLLSLEGFL, via the coding sequence TTGTATCGCATCTCTGATGTGCTGGTCATCGGCTCCGGCCTGGCGGGCTTGGGATATGCCCTCAAGGTGGCCGATGTGGCCACGGTGAACATCATCACCAAGCGGGAGATCGCCGAGACCTCCACCCGCCTGGCCCAGGGGGGCATCGCCGCGGTTTTGGGGGCCGATGACCGCTTTGAATTTCACATCCAGGACACCCTCAACACCGGGGAGGGCCTGAGCCACCCGGACGTGGTGGAGCTGGTGGTGCGCCAGGGGCCGGAGCGCATCCGGGAGCTGGTGGCCCTGGGGGCCCAGTTCGACACCACCACCGACAACGGCTTTGATCTGGGCCGGGAAGGGGGCCACTCCCATCGGCGCATCATCCACGCCCATGACATGACCGGGGCGGAGGTGGAGCGCATCCTGGTGGAGAAGGTCCTGAATCACCCCAACATCAAGATCTATGAATACCACATGGGGGTGAATCTCATCACCGAGGAGCGGCTGGTGCGCCGGGGGAGCTCGGTGGTGAACCGGGAGGCCACCTGCCTGGGGGCCTATGTGCTGAATACCAAGACCGGGGAGGTGGACACCTTTCTGGCGGCCATCACTTTGCTCGCCACCGGCGGGGCGGGGAAGGTCTATCTGTACACCAGCAATCCGGACATCGCCACCGGGGATGGGGTGGCCATGGCCTACCGGGCCGGGGCCGTCATCGGCAACATGGAGTTTGTGCAGTTCCACCCCACCTGCCTCTATCACCCGGCGGCCAAGAATTTCCTCATCTCCGAGGCCCTGCGGGGCGAGGGGGCGGTGCTCCTGGACAAACACGGCCGGGCCTTCATGGCGGACTATCACCCCATGAAGGATCTGGCGCCCCGGGATACGGTGGCCCAGGCCATCGACCATGAGCTCAAGAAATCCGGGGCCGAGTGCGTCTACCTGGACATCAGCCACCGGCCGGCGGAGTTCATCATCCAGAGATTTCCCAACATCTACCAGAAATGCCTGGAATTCGGGTTTGACCTCACCAAGGAGCCCATCCCGGTGGTGCCGGCGGCCCATTACATGTGCGGCGGGGTGGTGGTGGATCATTTCGGGCGCACCAGCATCGGCAATCTCTTTGCGGTGGGGGAGGTGAGCATGACCGGCCTGCACGGCGCCAACCGGCTGGCCAGCAACTCGCTCTTGGAGGCTCTGGTCTTTTCCCACCAGGCGGCCATCGCCACCCGGGAGGCGCTGCCGCACACTCCCATCCCCTCGGTGGCGGCGGTGCCGGAGTGGAATCCCGGGGGGGCCACGGACAGCAACGATGCGGTGGTGGTGTCCCACAACTGGGATGAGATCCGGCGCATGATGTGGAATTACGTGGGCATCGTGCGCAGCGACAAGCGCCTCATGCGGGCCAAGCACCGCATCGATCTCATCACCCAGGAAATCACCGAATATTACTGGAACTTCCTCATTACCGGGGATCTGCTGGAGCTGAGGAACATCGCCACGGTGGCGGATCTTATCATCCGCTGCGCCCTCAGCCGCAAGGAGAGCCGGGGTCTGCACTACACCTTGGACTATCCCCGGCGGGACGACCAGCATTTCAAGCGGGATACCCTCCTGTCCCTCGAGGGCTTTCTCTGA
- a CDS encoding amidohydrolase family protein — MLWDAHTHAFPPEVCRRREDFFAEEPAFRVLYGSPTARLVDPEELVAALTEAGVERAVVMGFPWRQERLWRRHHEVLLEAARRWPEVVIPFCAVNPLEPGAVREVERCLAAGFRGVGELAWYADDPRGSLAEALLPLAELCEHYRVPLAVHVNDPLGIGHTYPGKAAVPLEELYSCIRQAPEATWILAHWGGGLPFYGLCKKETPEVFRRVYFDTAASPYLYRPAIYRAACDMVGPEKILFGTDFPLLTASRCLKDLEEAGLPPEARELILYRNLASLLEGGEAAP, encoded by the coding sequence ATGCTGTGGGATGCACATACCCATGCCTTCCCGCCGGAAGTCTGCCGCCGGCGGGAGGATTTTTTCGCCGAGGAGCCCGCTTTCCGGGTCCTGTACGGCAGCCCCACGGCCCGGCTGGTGGACCCCGAGGAGCTGGTGGCGGCCCTCACCGAGGCCGGGGTGGAGCGGGCGGTGGTCATGGGCTTCCCCTGGCGGCAGGAGCGCCTCTGGCGGCGGCACCACGAGGTGCTGCTGGAGGCGGCCCGCCGCTGGCCGGAGGTGGTGATCCCCTTTTGCGCCGTCAATCCTCTGGAGCCCGGGGCGGTGCGGGAGGTGGAGCGCTGCCTGGCGGCAGGCTTCCGGGGGGTGGGGGAGCTGGCCTGGTACGCCGATGATCCCCGGGGCTCCCTGGCAGAAGCGCTCCTGCCCCTGGCGGAGCTCTGTGAGCACTACCGGGTGCCCCTGGCGGTGCACGTCAATGATCCTTTAGGAATCGGCCACACTTATCCCGGCAAGGCGGCGGTGCCCCTGGAGGAACTGTACTCTTGTATCCGTCAGGCCCCGGAGGCCACCTGGATTTTAGCCCACTGGGGGGGCGGCCTGCCCTTTTACGGCCTGTGCAAAAAGGAGACCCCGGAGGTCTTCCGGCGGGTCTATTTCGACACTGCTGCCAGCCCCTACCTCTACCGTCCGGCCATCTACCGGGCTGCCTGTGACATGGTGGGGCCGGAAAAGATCCTTTTCGGCACCGATTTCCCGCTGCTCACCGCCTCCCGCTGCCTGAAGGACCTGGAAGAGGCCGGCCTGCCGCCGGAGGCCCGGGAGCTGATCCTGTATAGAAACCTGGCAAGCCTTCTGGAGGGTGGGGAGGCCGCGCCGTAG
- a CDS encoding L,D-transpeptidase family protein, whose product MSIILTLLSRFLALMAALILAAPAWAAGPFPYRPPRYAGDPEAITVVGEFQRHRLVRYENLYDIARRYGLGFWELARYHRHLDHFYLPWDTEIDIPSRWIVPEHPSPPGYLINVAELRGYRFFPERGEVRTYPIGVGVLEYKTPIGRRFRVQSKAENPGWRIPASLQAKYGRAFLPPGEDNPIGSHWLGLGTYGLHGTHAPMGVGRLVSHGCMRHYPEDIKELFDLTPVGTTVEIIYEPVKFGYLKGRIFAEVHEDIYFRIPDLFQYAVKKVEEKRLGSRINWLRFLKAVEERSGAPLDISR is encoded by the coding sequence ATGTCAATAATCTTGACTCTCCTGTCCCGGTTCCTGGCCCTGATGGCGGCCCTGATCTTGGCCGCCCCCGCCTGGGCCGCCGGCCCCTTCCCCTACCGCCCGCCCCGCTATGCCGGCGACCCCGAGGCCATCACCGTGGTGGGGGAATTCCAGCGCCACCGGTTGGTGCGCTACGAGAACCTGTATGACATCGCCCGGCGCTACGGCCTGGGCTTCTGGGAGCTGGCCCGTTACCATCGCCACCTGGACCACTTCTACCTCCCCTGGGACACGGAAATCGACATCCCCAGCCGCTGGATCGTCCCCGAACACCCTTCTCCCCCCGGCTATCTCATCAACGTGGCGGAACTCCGGGGCTACCGCTTCTTTCCTGAGAGGGGCGAGGTGCGCACCTACCCCATCGGCGTGGGCGTGTTGGAATACAAAACCCCCATCGGCCGCCGCTTCCGGGTGCAGAGCAAGGCGGAAAACCCCGGCTGGCGCATCCCTGCGAGCCTTCAGGCCAAATACGGCCGCGCCTTTTTGCCCCCCGGGGAGGACAACCCCATCGGCTCCCACTGGCTGGGCCTGGGCACCTACGGCCTGCACGGCACCCACGCCCCCATGGGGGTGGGCCGCCTGGTGAGCCACGGCTGTATGCGCCACTACCCCGAAGACATCAAGGAGCTCTTCGACCTCACTCCCGTAGGCACCACGGTGGAGATCATCTACGAGCCGGTGAAGTTCGGCTACCTCAAGGGCCGCATCTTTGCCGAGGTGCATGAGGACATCTACTTCCGCATCCCGGACCTTTTCCAGTATGCGGTCAAGAAGGTGGAGGAAAAAAGATTGGGATCGCGGATTAACTGGCTCCGGTTCTTGAAAGCGGTGGAGGAGCGCAGCGGCGCCCCCTTGGACATCAGCCGCTAA
- a CDS encoding amidohydrolase yields the protein MNPPCDLLIHHATILTLEPGVAPLFPGYLTISNGRLQSVGKCEPGQPLPPARESLDATGLLVMPGLVNTHCHAPMVWFRGLADDLTLKDWLTRIIFPAEGRWLTPERVCLGAKLAAAELLRAGITTVADGYFHEDQVRRAFAEAGLRAVVAQGVVDFPAPGVPDPQDNLRVAREFIEAGADFPTGLLTSTLFCHSPYTCGPETLTAAKDLTRKRHLPFFIHLAETKGEVEECRRRTGLTPARYLDRLGLLDENTVAVHAVWLEPEEVELLAARGVKVSHCPASNCKLAAGVAPVPEMLAAGVTVGLGADGAASHNRLDLLADMSLAARLHKVQRLDPTVLPAPEVVALATREGAKVLGLEHLVGTLSPGKAADLICLDLNRPHLTPLYDPYSHLVYAAGAADVRHVLVNGRFLLRDRRLLTLEWPELAARARTEAQDLAAYLPGLASTEGKL from the coding sequence GTGAATCCCCCCTGCGACCTGCTCATCCACCACGCCACCATCCTCACCCTGGAGCCGGGAGTTGCGCCCCTGTTCCCTGGGTATCTCACCATCTCCAACGGCCGCCTCCAGTCCGTGGGGAAATGTGAGCCCGGCCAGCCCCTCCCCCCCGCCCGGGAATCCCTGGATGCCACAGGGCTCTTGGTCATGCCGGGCCTGGTGAACACCCACTGCCACGCCCCCATGGTGTGGTTCCGGGGCCTGGCGGACGACCTGACCTTGAAGGACTGGCTCACCCGGATCATCTTCCCGGCGGAGGGCCGCTGGCTGACCCCGGAGCGGGTCTGCCTGGGCGCAAAGCTCGCCGCCGCTGAACTCCTCCGGGCCGGCATCACCACCGTGGCCGACGGCTATTTCCATGAAGACCAAGTGCGCCGGGCCTTCGCCGAGGCGGGACTCAGGGCCGTGGTGGCCCAGGGCGTGGTGGACTTCCCCGCCCCCGGCGTCCCCGACCCTCAGGACAACCTAAGAGTGGCCCGGGAGTTCATAGAGGCCGGGGCGGATTTCCCCACTGGACTCCTCACCTCCACCCTCTTTTGCCACTCGCCTTACACTTGCGGCCCCGAGACCCTCACCGCCGCCAAGGACCTGACCCGAAAGCGGCATCTCCCCTTTTTCATTCACTTGGCGGAGACCAAGGGAGAAGTGGAGGAATGCCGCAGGCGGACCGGCCTCACTCCGGCCCGTTATCTGGACCGCCTAGGACTTTTGGATGAGAACACCGTGGCGGTGCACGCCGTCTGGCTGGAGCCCGAGGAAGTGGAGCTTCTGGCCGCCCGGGGAGTCAAGGTGAGCCACTGCCCTGCCAGCAACTGCAAGTTGGCCGCCGGGGTGGCCCCGGTGCCGGAGATGCTGGCCGCCGGGGTGACGGTGGGACTGGGCGCCGACGGTGCCGCCTCTCACAACCGCCTGGACCTCCTGGCGGATATGTCCCTGGCGGCCCGGCTGCACAAGGTCCAACGTCTGGACCCCACGGTGCTCCCCGCCCCTGAGGTGGTGGCCCTGGCCACCCGGGAGGGAGCCAAGGTCCTGGGACTGGAGCACCTGGTGGGCACCCTCTCCCCCGGCAAGGCCGCGGACCTCATCTGTCTGGACCTGAACCGCCCCCACCTGACGCCCCTGTATGACCCCTATTCCCACCTGGTCTATGCCGCCGGGGCGGCAGACGTCCGCCACGTCCTGGTGAACGGCCGCTTTCTCCTGCGGGACCGCCGCCTCCTCACGCTGGAGTGGCCGGAACTGGCCGCCCGCGCCCGGACGGAGGCCCAAGACCTGGCAGCCTACCTGCCTGGGCTTGCATCCACAGAAGGTAAACTTTAA
- a CDS encoding NYN domain-containing protein, with product MAIFIDGGYMNSLLSKNFSGAHIDYAKFAQWISYDFRLLRAYFYDCDPYMSSPPTDEETKRFKRKQSFFSKILRIPCFEVKKGRVVDRGRDNYGNVIAIQKQIDVLLAVDLLKLSWKRIIACAAIVTGDSDFVPAIQAAKEEGVCIRLVHGPDGTYHRNLWEVADERLEIKRALIEQIRL from the coding sequence ATGGCGATTTTCATTGATGGCGGGTATATGAATTCTCTTTTATCTAAAAATTTTAGCGGGGCACACATCGACTACGCAAAGTTTGCTCAATGGATATCATATGATTTTCGATTATTAAGAGCTTATTTTTATGATTGCGACCCTTATATGTCGAGCCCACCCACTGATGAAGAAACAAAAAGATTTAAAAGGAAGCAATCATTTTTTAGTAAGATTTTAAGAATACCTTGCTTCGAGGTAAAGAAGGGAAGGGTCGTTGATCGTGGTAGAGACAATTATGGAAATGTGATTGCTATCCAGAAACAAATAGATGTTCTTTTGGCAGTTGACTTATTAAAACTTTCATGGAAGAGAATTATTGCCTGCGCAGCAATTGTCACGGGAGACAGCGATTTTGTTCCCGCCATTCAGGCAGCCAAAGAGGAAGGGGTTTGCATCCGCCTTGTTCACGGACCAGACGGGACTTACCATCGTAACTTGTGGGAGGTGGCTGACGAACGCCTGGAGATCAAACGGGCCCTGATAGAACAAATACGTCTTTAA